The following are from one region of the Bactrocera oleae isolate idBacOlea1 chromosome 6, idBacOlea1, whole genome shotgun sequence genome:
- the LOC106627950 gene encoding uncharacterized protein codes for MPRKSKKVIISSITTKSKENSLKSPVNSEKINQTRRTLRSSNSNINIAAVNTTAERITQTKTVTSRRTRSGSSTINTMEAVEPELTARRRKTTDESKENAKGGDEIPEKVVRIETNGQKEAEVSGKFDAAVITAKEAMVVDKDNENMEADKCDAAVGQSPAAEVNSKPSKNVPNSNEKTQNEAAEAQTPTETTNKESKTAHRTDSIDKLTTLFSNLYLNSVQRLCLEFPPRCAEDLVYCRKQHYQQRFSEMVKPSEARLMQLRCTLKQQRYLSFLNLALDMCQRHEFPGEDTFTNLIELILSLNPKSGDATCIHTYHKCIELFSYMVRTFPPCWRATHPAYIGFFQRPLDAEKLSNKSKGSDKRLSKSKKVFDIILDLTEIIFNECNSEELSKSAEPSTPVKNKGTEGSAVSETPESVPYDHRKWEERDTHLNTFTALKATVRLERLFIVLRLILQILENDFVMWMLHHYSKDKNWLFYNDSRPLAVFVLGIAEEAHLSDLGRQLFLLFALGVNKGLNIDYLKILERYISLLMVISNTADIEHTVLGVKYPRLGPNTKQAIYDFFRKFKDRNLNSSIGNYINAIDVLRIPYVRYTFIDQFLQMFGFLYAEEFSPEKVFNYIRKKRWLKHKKQAELQAAMEEAGDVVDEISCEQHLSLLLEALKAYCKWHASKEFMQIILNKRNVSSLKITAHSVHHTPIAYGGLLNLARMENEINVLEGKLRKTVRVAKPLIDLKLMDICIDQDLRIKYRTDLKYLHALQIKVTEQSVAHPEVDFSAWQTFLLDFKVD; via the exons ATGCCgcgcaaaagcaaaaaagttataatatcaTCAATTACGACAAAAAGTAAAGAGAATTCGTTAAAGTCGCCTGtaaatagtgaaaaaataaaccaaaccCGTAGAACATTACGCTCTTCCAACTCAAATATCAATATAGCAGCCGTAAACACAACAGCTGAGCGGATTACCCAAACCAAAACTGTGACCAGCAGACGTACCAGAAGTGGGAGCAGTACAATAAATACAATGGAGGCTGTCGAGCCAGAACTCACTGCTAGGAGGCGTAAAACAACTGATGAGAGTAAGGAAAATGCGAAGGGTGGTGACGAAATACCTGAAAAAGTAGTCCGAATAGAAACCAATGGGCAGAAAGAAGCCGAAGTTAGTGGAAAATTTGATGCCGCAGTGATAACCGCTAAGGAAGCTATGGTGGTGGATAAAGACAATGAAAACATGGAAGCAGATAAATGTGATGCAGCTGTGGGCCAGTCACCTGCAGCAGAAGTAAATTCCAAACCAAGTAAAAATGTGCCAAACAGTAATGAGAAAACTCAAAATGAGGCTGCAGAGGCACAAACGCCCACTGaaacaacaaacaaagaaaGCAAAACTGCACACAGGACAGACTCCATCGATAAACTAACCACGCTATTCTCTAATTTATATCTGAATTCAGTGCAACGGCTGTGCTTAGAGTTTCCGCCACGCTGCGCAGAGGATTTAGTATACTGTCGCAAGCAACATTACCAACAACGTTTCAGTGAAATGGTCAAACCAAGTGAAGCGCGTTTAATGCAGCTGCGCTGTACATTAAAGCAACAACGCTATCTGTCATTCCTGAATCTTGCTTTGGATATGTGTCAACGGCATGAATTTCCTGGTGAAGACACCTTTACCAACTTAATCGAATTAATTTTG AGTCTCAATCCGAAAAGTGGTGACGcgacatgcatacacacataccacAAATGTATAGAGCTTTTCAGCTATATGGTGCGCACATTTCCACCTTGTTGGCGCGCAACGCATCCCGCTTATATTGGCTTCTTTCAACGTCCATTGGATGCCGAAAAATTGAGCAACAAATCGAAAGGCAGCGACAAACGTTTGTCCAAATCGAAAAAAGTTTTCGACATAATACTCGATTTAACTGAAATCATATTCAACGAATGCAACAGCGAAGAACTGTCAAAGTCTGCCGAACCCAGCACACCAGTGAAAAATAAAGGAACTGAAGGATCAGCTGTGTCGGAAACACCGGAGAGTGTACCCTATGATCATCGCAAATGGGAAGAACGCGACACACACTTGAATACATTTACAGCGCTTAAGGCAACAGTGCGTTTGGAGCGTTTATTCATTGTTTTACgtttaattttgcaaatacTCGAAAATGATTTCGTCATGTGGATGTTGCATCATTATAGTAAGGATAAAAATTGGTTATTCTACAATGATAGCCGACCGTTGGCGGTATTTGTGCTTGGCATCGCAGAGGAAGCGCATTTGAGCGATTTGGGACGACAGTTGTTTCTGCTTTTCGCATTGGGTGTAAATAAAGGTCTCAATATAGACTATTTAAAAATACTCGAG CGCTATATATCACTGCTCATGGTCATTAGCAATACGGCTGACATCGAACACACTGTTTTGGGCGTCAAATATCCGCGTCTCGGCCCAAACACCAAGCAAGCTATATACGATTTCTTTCGAAAATTCAaag atcGCAATTTAAACTCCTCCATTGGCAACTACATCAACGCCATTGATGTGCTACGTATACCATATGTGCGCTACACTTTTATCGATCAATTTTTGCAAATGTTTGGCTTTTTGTATGCCGAGGAATTTTCGCCCGAAAAAGTGTTCAACTACATACGTAAGAAACGTTGGCTGAAACATAAGAAACAAGCCGAACTACAAGCTGCCATGGAAGAGGCTGGTGATGTTGTAGATGAAATCTCTTGCGAGCAACATCTCTCACTACTATTGGAAGCGCTAAAAGCCTACTGCAAATGGCATGCTTCAAAAGAATTCATGCAAATCATATTGAATAAACGTAACGTAAGCAGTTTGAAGATCACCGCACATTCGGTGCATCATACGCCCATAGCTTATGGGGGACTCTTGAATTTGGCGCGCATGGAGaatgaaataaatgtattgGAGGGTAAGCTGCGTAAGACTGTGCGTGTGGCGAAGCCGCTTATCGATTTGAAGCTCATGGATATTTGTATTGATCAGGATTTGCGTATAAAGTATCGTaccgatttgaaatatttacatgCTTTGCAAATCAAAGTGACGGAGCAAAGTGTCGCACATCCAGAAGTCGATTTCAGCGCTTGGCAAACTTTTCTGCTTGACTTCAAAGTGGATTAA